The genome window TCGCCGCCGGCGCGTATCCGAAAGCTGCGCGAGCGCCGGGCCATCCGCTCCCCGGCGCGCCTTGCCGTGCTGTACACCCCGATCAAGGTCAGTCTGCTCGATCCGTCGCACAAATCCGCGCCGCTTCCATCCCCCGCGCCCGACGCCGGCTTGACCGCCGACGCCACCCTTACTGCTGGCGGTGGTGATGCCAGCGTCATTTCTGGCGGCGATCCCGCCGAGGCCGCGGCGAATCCGGTTGCCGATGCGGCGATGCGGGAGGCCCCGGGCTTGGGCGTCGCCATCAATGTCAGTACTTTCGGTATGTTACTCGCGGCGGACCGGCCTCTCGGCGCGGTGGGCGAGCAGTTGAAGGTCAACTTCTATGTCGAGGCGGAGGGCGTGCCGGTCGCCGTCGATGTGGAAGGAACGATCCGCAGCGTCAAGCAATCGAAGTCGAAAGACCCGTCTACGGGCGACTGGGTGCATGGCCTGGCATTCGCCACGCTGACGCCGACGCAATACCTCGTGCTGAAAAGCTATGTGCTCAGTCTGCGCGTGGAACACGACTGGAACTGACACGCCGTCTAGCGCAGGAAGAACGCCTGACGATCAGCGCGCGATGCCGCCATCGTCGGCGGCATTGTCATCGTCATGGAGTTGCACCCGGACTCCCAGCACGACCGTCCTTTCCGGAAGTTCGACCGATAAGTCGAGTCGCGCAACGCCGTTTAATTTGACGCTGTCGCACGGTTCGAGCGGGATCGGCAGTGGGTCGTTCAAATCGACCCCTGCCAATGCGGCTGTGCCGCGCACGACGAAGAGCAATACCAGATCGTCGGGCAACGTAAAGCGTCCCGGGCCGCGCCAGACTTCCACCTGCCCATTGGCGCTATCGCGCCGAACCATCAGATTGAAATCATGCGTGGGGCCATCGACGAGCTTCGCTTCGGGAGGCGTTGCCCCGTCGAAGCCGAACGCGCTCAGCGGTTCGCGCAGTGCATGCGAGGCGCCTGCCGCGGCGTGATGCGTCAAGTCGAGCTCCATGCCGGCGCCGCCAAGCAGTACCAAGGTACGATCGATGCCAGGATAGGTCGAGAAAGAAACATCGGCCGAAATCTGCGCCATGCTCGCGCGCCAGATGAAATCGTCCATCGTTGCACTCTCGGGCGAGATCGCCACTTCGCAGCTCGCTCCACGGCCATTCGACCAGAGCGTTGTCTCCAGCGTTGCCGCGCGCCGTATGGCAAGCGGAAGCGCTGTATCCACAGTCTTCATCATGTCGGATCGAATCCTGAAGCACAGGCGGTATCGCGCGATACCGCCCTTGGTCCATGAATTAATCATACCGCCAACCGCCAATTTTATTTTTTTAAAAACGGCATGCCCTGTTTGATCCGCGCCTCGGCGGTCGGCGACTTACACCGTTATTGCGGCAATTATTGTTTCAAACAGTGGTAAGGAGGCATTTAATCATCGGATCGTAAAGATTGTTGAAATTACGTTGCGCGCGCCTTGATAGAGTGGATTCCGCCGAGACGACCGCCCGACGCACCGAGCAGATCTCTCGACGCCAGCTTGGCCGTGCGGATCGTGCAGATCGACGATCGGCCCCTACCAAGTGCGCAGGAGGTTAATGCGCCCGGCAAACATCAACCGGCCTGCAAAACGGAGTGCATGTATGTTTTCTCCCGTGTATTTTCCTCTCGTCGCGGCGCTGGCGGCAAACGAACCCGCCATCATTGGCCGTGTATCCGACGGCCGTTTGGTGGATGCATTGTCTGCGGCTGCGCGAATGCTCGACTCGCCCTCGGAGAAGTCGAACGCCGACATCGTTCGGCTCACTGCCGATCTACGCTTGGTCGCCGACCAGACGGAGGATGCGGAAGATGGCTATCGGCGGACGTTACGCATCATGCGGGCCTCGCACGAACTCCGGGCGATGTCTTGCCGTGACACGGGTTGGCAGGCCATGTTCCGTCACCGCAGCGGGACGGCGCTGAGTTGTTGGGTCCGCGTGTTGGGCGAACCGAATTTGGACCCCGATCGGCGCCGCGAGGCGCGTTTTGCGCTGGTGGCCGTCTTGGGTGAGCTGGGCAGATTGACGGAAATGGATCGGGCGTTGGATGCGTTCGAGGCGGATGTCGCCGAGGCGCATCCGATATGGCGTGAACTGGCATCGCTGATGCGTTTCGATATCGCGGTGCAGAACGAGATCCGTCAATCCGAGGCATTACAGGATCATGTTTATTGGCAATCGATTCGGCGCGATACGGCCGGTCCCGAAGCCAAGGCGCCCAAGACCGCGCCGACATCGGCGCTACTGCGGATGCGTTTCCAAGCGCTGAACGATCTACGCATGCTGGCCAATGGTGCGAGAGATGCATTCGCAAGCCTGGACGCGCATCTGCGCTGGGCAAACCAGGAAAACCAGGTTGAATATCAGCGTGCATTGCGTGTCGATATTGCCGTGGCGAGTCTGAGCAGCAGCAGCTTCGGTGTGGCGGAGCAAGTGTTGCAGCCGCTCAGCGATCCGGCACGCGATACCGCTGGCCGTCTGCAATTGGAGCATCTGTATTGCACGGCGAAAGTCCGACGAGAACAGGGGCGCACGGCCGATTGGCACCAGAAGTACAGTCGCTATGCCTTGCTATCGCTGCGCGCCAGCCGCGATGACGCCCGCGTGCCGACGCCGTATTCGGTGCGCGAAGCCGCCCGTCCCGACGCGCCGCTCGATGATGTGGGCGCGCGTTTGCCAGCGAAATACCGCCGCGCCTATCGTTATCTATTGGCCAATCTCGATCGACGAGATCTGTCCGTGCGAGAAGTCGCGGCTGAAATCAAGGTGACCGAGCGCGCGCTCCAAACGGCCTTCAAGAACTTTGTCGGTTTGACCCCGACCGAAGTCATTCGTCGACGCCGCATGGAATCCATTCATGCGGAGTTATCGCATGAGGGCAATGACAAGACGGTACTCGACGTTGCGAACAGCTGGGGCGTGATGCATCGCTCCACGCTGGTCAACGGCTATCGGAAGTATTTCGACGAAGTGCCTTCGGAAACCTTATCGCGCTGAACGGCGGGTTTTCTCCCCGCGCGCAGGCCGTCGGCGGTTCGCGACGGCCTGCATTGTCGAGTGCGCCCAGAAGCGCGACGCCGGACGGGCGAGCCTGCGGCGCTTTGCCTGACGGCACCGGTTCGGATCAGGAAACACCGCGACGCATGCGCTGATTTCCCTGTTAATTAATTGATAGTACAACTGTTAGTGACTTTTAAAAACGTGAGGGGAAGACCAGTGTCGTGCAAGCCGCAACGGTCGCATAAGCAGTGTGTGGGGAGGGGGCGTGCGGATCGCTATGGTTTGAACGACCGGTGCGCGCACGGCATGTCGATGCAGCTGCATGGAACGCGATCGTGGTTACGGCAACGCGCGTCGGAGAACCGCTGGCGGTCGGCACCGGTTTTACAAGACGTCGAGCGGCGCCGTCTCCGATGCACGATCGCCGTGCGGCGTGCGCGCCTCGCTGCCGTCGCCGCCGTCTTGCGAGAGATAGCGTGGCGCGTCGTCCCGAGCGCTGTCATGCAGCGCGGCATCTTTCTCGTTCGCTGCAGCATGGGCCGCAGTGGGGGCGTTCGGTGTTTGCAGCGAGCCGAACGTCTCCACGCGATAGCCGTGAGCATATTGCGTGCTCAGGCGGACGCCGTGGACGCCGGACAGCAACAGCTTTTTTCGCAGCTTGTAGATGTGCTGTTCGAGCGTGCGGCCGGCCACCTCTTCGCCGCAGCCCCAAATCGCGATCGATATTTGTTTGCGACTCAGATACTGGCCGGGGCGCGAAAACAGCATCCATGCGATCGCGAACTCTCTCGGCGTCAATTGCACCGTTTGCCCATTGAAAACGACGGCACCAATGCGTTTTTCAAGGCGGTATTCAGACAGTCTCAACGTCTCGCCGACAACCGGATCCTGCTGCGCGCGCCGGATAGCGCGCGAGGTCCGCACGAACAGTTCGTCCTGATCGATGGGCAGTCGCACGATATCGTCGGCCCCCAGGGAAAAAGCGAGGTCCAGCGCCGCGCGGTTGGCGAAATGACCGACGAGGATCAAGGGCACTTGCAAGCGCGACTGGCAATGACGCGATACGAAAAGCGGCCTATTTTCCCGCAGTGCACCGATATCGTTCGCCTCCATCAGGATGGCTTCGAACAGGTCGCGCGTCAGTGCCCGGATCAACGCCTTGTCATCACTGAAGGAAACGATACTCGTGTCGTCGCTGAAGCACGACGTTACGGCGTCCTGGAAGCGCTGGCTGGAAGTCACAATGGCAAGTTTCACGGGCACACCGGTAGAAAATCAAAGACGAAGGAAATGTCGAACACGCTGGCTTCGGCGCATTGCATGCATGCGTGCCAGTCGCCTCGATGGCGAATGAGCCATTTCTTAACTTTATGTAACAAAAAGCGAAACGGCGGTTCCGCATTTCGCTTGAAACGGTCGTATTTCGTTCGGCGTGCGATTGATCAGTAAACGATTGCTCTAACAGGCAATAGAGTCCGAAGCAGGCGGGGGGCATGCGAATCGGGTCTGACAGGTTCAGACAACTCCTACACGCGATTGCTGTACTTGCCCACTACGATGGCGTGACAGACAGGGAAATGGCATGGCGCCCCGCGCCGATGGTGACTGCGATGACGGTAGACAGAAATAAGATGCACGACAGCGATGCTTTGAACGATGCGTGCGTGGACGAGGCGATGGCGAACATGACACGCGGCGACGTCCCTCGTCCGATGCGTTGGACCGACGGCACGGCCGACGTACGCGGCGAGAACGCGACCACGCTCCAGATGAGCGTGGAGCGCTGGGCGGCCGATGCGCATCAGGCGGCCGATGAATTGCGGGCCGAAGCGGCGCTGCGCATTTTGCAGTGCTGGGAAACCGATGCGACGGTGCTCGATTTGCGTGACCTTCGGCTATCGACGCTTCCTCCCGGCCTGTGGATGCTGAGCCAGCGCTATCCGCGGCGAACGCCGGGGATGCAGGGCATGCCGATGTGCGAACGATCGCCTGCTGATGACAGGCACACTGAACCGTCTCAGCCGTCTCAGCCGGCTGCGCGCTTGCGTCAATTGCTGTTGGATGGCAATTGCCTCCGCGTGCTACCGGAGCGTATCGCGTGCCTGTCGTCGTTGCGGCATCTGAGCGTCGCGCATAATCGGCTTACTTCCTTGCCGGATGCATTGAAGCGCCTCCCGGCACTGTCCTATTTGAATGTCGCCGCAAATGATCTGGAGGGATTGCCGGACGCACTGGGTGAGGCGGTCGCGCTCGAGTTTCTGCGCGCCGACGGCTGTCTGTTGCGCTGGATTCCCCCGTCCTTGGGGTCGCTGCCGTTGCTTCGGGAGCTGGATGTCTCCGATAACGCTTTGACGTCGCTGCCGGACGCGATCCGCTGGCTACCCGCTGCCTGTGTCGTGCGCTTGCATGACAACCCGCTTCCGGATCGCGTCCGTCGGGCCTTGCGCGACGGCCCGGCCGCGCCGGTCTGGATGTTCGATCATCGTGGCGCGCAACCCTTCTCGCGGACGCTCGATGAAGCGGCGTTTGCCTGGCTCATTGCCGGTGCGGACCGATGTCGGGCATCGCTCGATGTCTGGCAAGGCATCGCGGCCCGTCATCCGGACGTCGCCTGCGCGCTAACGCGTCTGCTCGACGACCTCGGCAGTCTGCCCGAAGCGACGAATGGCGATACGCGGAAAGCGTTCCGAGCCGCGGTGCGCGACGTACTGAAGGACATCGAGGCGGCGCCGGCGGGGGTCATCCGTTTTCTTGCGCAAGCAGAGACTGCCATGCCACGGCGACGGGAGGCTGAACACGGCGATCTACCGGTCGCCGATGACCTTCCCGGTGAAGTGGCGCGTCGCCGCGCGGCCTGGACGCGGACCCACTGGGCAGGCGTGTGTGCTGCGGTCCCCCCGAAACGCCAGGCCGACAAAACCGATATCGTGTGGGCGCCGCGCAAACCTTTGTCGGACGGCGATCTCACGCTCGGTCCGGCATGCGAGGAGCGCCTTCGGACATGGATCGACAATTACGTCGTCGCGCATCCCTTGTTGGATTGCGCCGATGTGTTGCATGCATGCCGAATCGTCGTCGGGCATTTTGACCGCCATGCCGCCGTGCAGTCGTTCCCGCGTCCTGTTCTGCCGGCTTTGCGCTCATCCGCACCGGCTTTTCTGCCGCTTGCCCCCGCCTTGCACGTGATGTCCGAGGACGATATCGTCGATTGCCTCCGGACGGTTCGGACCGAGGGGGAAGACGGACATTCGCTTGCGGGCGACTGCGCCGAACGCGGAAACTGTATCGGATGATGCGATCGTGATTGCCGGAAGGCGCGCGCGGCAGGCACAATACGTGTAGCAGATGCACAGATCCAGGCCCTGAAAAGCCGAGCCTCCGGTATGGGTTTCCGATCGCCGGGCATGCGCCGCGCCGTTTTACGTGCGGAGCTTGCCCGGCGGCGGCGTCCCAGTTCGGCGGGTTGCCGCACGTGGAAGAATATGATTCGTAGAATTGGCGTTTACGTCGACGCAAGCAATATCGGAATGAACGGGGGGCATGGCATGCGCTATGACGTCCTGCGCGCCTTGGCCTGTCGCGACGACGGAGAGGCCCAACGGCTGAACGTTTATCTGGCATTCGACGAGCGCCGCTCCGACACCTATCCCGAATACGGCGCCCGGGCGTTGGCCTATCAGGCCGCCCTTCGGGATCAGGGCTTTCGCGTGACCGTCAAGCCGGTTAAATATTACCGTGACGAAGACGGCGTCGAGACGACGAAGTCGAACGCTGATCTGGATATGGCAGTGGACGTATTGACCGAGTCTGAGCGGCTCGATACGGTGCTGTTGGCCACGGGGGACGGGGATTTCATCCGCGTCGTGCGGGCGCTGCAGAGCAAGGGTTGCCGCGTGGAGGTCCTGGGTTTCGACAATGTGTCGCGGGAACTGCGGGACGGTGCGGACCAGTTCATCAATGGTTATCTGGTGCCGAATCTGCTGCCGCTGCGCGACAATCCGACGCCGGGTTCGCGGTGGGGGCAGTATGGCGCCAAGGTGCGGGGCATCTGCAACCGGTATTCGCCGGAAGACGGCTATGGCTTCATCGCCTACTGGTCGGCCTTGCCCGAGACGCCGATTCTGGCCGCAACCGAGACGAAACCGGCGTATTTCAAGCTCTCCAGCCTGATCGACCCGCAGGTGGCCGCGCGGCTGCCGTCCCGGCAGGTCGTGCTCGAATTCGAACTTCATCCCCCGGCGCGGCCCGACGGTGCGCCCGAAGCGCGGCGTATTCACGTCATTAGCGCCTGACAGCCGCGGCCATGTCATCGGCCGTAACGGGCGGCATCCTTTACACTATCTGTCGATAACGGTCATACAGAGGATGTATTGCATGAGAGCAGCGAGCCAGTTACAGCAGGATCTGTCTTCGGCACGGAATGACCTCGGCATGGCTCGCCATCGACGCCGCGCCGATGCATGGCGTCGATGGGGCGCAGTGAGCGTGCTGGCCGGACTCGGCGCTTTGGCGGGCTGTAGCAGCAAGCAGGACGCGTCCACCGGCAATTTTGCGACTGCGCTGAACCATTACCTCGACGTCGATGGCGACCTCTGCCTGAACGTCGGGCGCTTCCCCGCGGATATCGACGAAGCGGCGCTGAAGGCGCAGGCGAGTACGCCGGCGGGTCCGGCGGCGCAGATGGCTGCATTGCAGCGCGCTGGCTTGGTCAGCTCGGTGGATGTGCTGACGGGTGGCATGGCCTATAGCGACCAACATCTGACGGGCCGCCGCGCGCTCGTACGCCGTTATACGCTGACGACCGCCGGCCGTGATGCGACGCGCAAGATCGTCGGTGACGAAGTGCAGGCTACCGGCAAACACGAGGTGGAGCGCAGCGACCTGTGCTATGGCAAGATCGAAGTGGACAAGGTCATTGATTGGGATGGCCCGACCACGGTGGACGGGCGCAAGGAAGCGGTCGTGCATTACACCTATAAGGTGAGTCACGTAGCGGATTGGGCCAAGACGCCGGCGCTGGGTGCGGCATTCCCCGCCTTGCAAAACACCTTGACTGGTGCCGACGATGCGCGTTTGAGCACGACGATGGTGCTCGGTAAGGACGGATGGGCGGCCAAGGGCGCAAAGGGCCCGGAAAATCCATGAAGCAGTGGGCGGCAGGGCCAAGTCGGACCCGTGTGATGGGTTGTCGTCGTCCGGAAGAAGGAGGGCGGTGTGGCCGGGCCAGATAGTTATGAACGTCTGATCGAGGTCATCACGGCGCGGCACGATTCCTTAGGTAGACGGGCGCAGGACATTGCCCGTTTCGTCATCCAGAATCCAAACGACATCGCGCTGTCGTCGTCGAAAACCCTCGCCGCAGTGATCGGGGTGCAATCGTCGAACCTCGTACGGTTTGCGCAGGGATTCGGTTATGCCGGCTTCTCCGAGATGCAGCGCGTGTTCCAGTCCCGGCTCGTTGCCGAGGCGCCGGGTCAGGCCGAGCGCATGGATGCACTGCGGATGGACATGCGCACAGGCTTGCAGGCCATGTCGCCTGCCGACGCGTCACCGCTTGCAGGGACGGGCGATCGCGCCCGACCGACGCGCGTATCGCGCGCCGGACGCCCGCGTGACGCAAACGATGCCGGCCCGTTGCAGCGCGTGGTACACGACCTTGCCGCGCACGACATGGCAGCGATCCGTGACTTGGCGCAATCGGTTTCGGAAGCCAGTTTGGCGATAGCGGCGGATACGCTCGCGCAGGCCCGCACGATTTATATCGCGGGACAACTGCGGGCGTTTCCGGTCGCGGCCTATCTGCACTATGCGATGCTGCATTTGCGTAGACCGGTGCATCTGGTCAGCGTCGGCGGTGGACTGGCGCCGGAGATTGCCCAACTGAGCGGTCCCGAGGACGTGCTCATCGCGGTCAGTTTCCGATTCTACGCAAGAGAAGTGGTGGATTTGGTCGAGGAACGTGCGCGCCACAAGGTGCCGGTCATCGCCATCACCGACAGCACATTGTCGCCACTTACGAAGCACGCCGTGACCAGTTTGATCGTGCCGGCGGGCGAGCACAACTTTGCGGCATCGCTGGCCGCGCCGATGTGCGCGGCGCAGTCACTGGTGATGGCGATGGCCGCGCGACTGTCGCTCGATCTCGACGGCCGGGCCCCGCGTTCGACTCAGTAAGCGCTGGCTTTGTCGATCGCGGCGATCTGATCCGGCGTCAGCGTAAGATGCATCGCGTCGGCGAGCGACTGCAGCTGTGTCAGCGACGTGGCACTGGCGATCGGTGCGGTGATGCTGGGCCGTGCAATCTGCCACGCCAGCGCAACGCTGGACAGCGGCTTGCCATGCGCGGCGGCGACCTCGTCGAGCGCCTTCAGAATCTTCAGGCCGCGTTCGTTCATATACGTGCCCACTTTGTCCCCGCGCTTGCCGTTTTTCACGTCGGCCATCGTCCGGTACTTGCCCGTCAAGAAGCCGCTTGCTAGCGCGTAGTAGTTGACCACGCCCAGTTTCAGATCCTTCACCGCCGGTTCGACTTCGCGCTCGTAGGCCGCGCGATCGTACAAATTGTATTCCGGTTGCACGACGGTATAGGCCGGCAAGCCATCACGCGCGCTGATGGTCGCCGCTTCGTGCAAGCGTGCGCCCGAGTAGTTCGATGCACCGATCAGACGCACCTTGCCGGCTTTGATCAAGGTGTCGTAGGCGGCCAGCGTTTCCTCCAACGGCGCGCTGTCGGGCAAATCGCGATGCGAGAAGTAGAGGTCGACATAATCCGTCTGCAGACGTTGCAGGGAGTCATCGATCGCTTTCAGGATATTGGTGCGCGATAGACCGGGGCGTTTGTCCGCGATGCCGACCTTCGTCGCCAATACGAATTGCGAACGCTTGCCAGACTTCTTGAACCACTTGCCGAGGATCGTCTCGGACTCGCCGCCTTCGTTGCCCGGCTTCCACTGCGAATACATATCCGCGGTATCGATGAAGTTGATGCCCGTATCCGCTAGCGCATCCAGAATGGAAAACGACGTCGCTTCGTCGATCGTCCAGCCGAATACATTCCCGCCGAGGACGATGGAAGAGACCTGGATATCGGATTGCCCCAATGAACGAAGTGCCATGTCGCGTATTTCTCCATAACGGGTAGAGGGAAAGGTACCGATAGAGAAGCGTAGCAGACAGCGGTATTTTCTGCAGATTCGCGGGGATCTTTCAAATTCACATGTTTTTTGAAAGCAAGCGTGCGCGTGGCGTGCGTGAAGGCCGATTCGAGTGGCTTTAGGTGGTCTGCATAGATGGCGTTATGTCGCCTTTTCGGTTTATCACCGCTTTTCCTATTGCATACCGAGGTCGGACGTCGCATTCGTAATCGGCGTCATTTTCCATGACGTAAAGACCGGATAGCCTCCTACCCCGGGCTTGAAGTCCAGGCGATAGTTGAACCGTGTCAAACGGGCCAGGCAGATGTCTCGTAATGTAGGGGCGTCCAATGACTTGATATCGATGGACTGTATCGCGTCGCGGTCTAGTCCGGCGAATTTCCCGTCTTCCCCAAAGTCCCTTAACGAGGTCAACAGGCTTTCCTTGAAGGAAGGCGCGCCAATGCCTTACATGGTCGTGCGGTCCGGTGTCATCGTTACACCGACGGAGATGAGAGAGCTGATTCGATTTGGCGGATGGCGGGAACAGTTGTGATTCGCTGGTTTTTTCTGACCCGATCAGATCAAGATCTTTCCCTTTTATGATACGAATCTGGCCCAGTTCGATATCGCTTTTCTTCCAGAGCGACGACTCCGATGCCGGCAGCTGTGCCCATTCAGGCGACGGATTCGGAACGCCTTTGGCAGGCATCACCATACGTCGTATCTTTTCCTGATGACCGATAGGACAGACGCTATGTTCCAACATGGTCAGTGCGCAAAAGCAGTTCTTGCAGAACTTCGCGATTTCGCTCTCGACGCGTTCCGGGGTCAGATCGAAAAGCGATACCTGTCTTTCCAGGATTTCCGCGTTGTTGGTAATCGATATCTTGCTCGTCGATATGGCGTACTGCAAATACGTAAGCATCGAGGTGAGTCGGATGCCGTCCATCGTCACTGGATAGACGAACGCAATATTGGTGCGCAGGCGCACCGTACAACGTTCTTCAGGAAAACCCTTTTCGACGGTCATGGCAAAACCGCTGCGCGTCGTATAACTGGCGCGACCCAACTGGTCTATAGCCGTGAGGGTCTCGCGCTCTATGGGCACACCGGTTTCTTCACCGAATGCCATGGGTAGCAACTCGACAAACTGGCTAAACGTCATGCGGTTGTTTGCTTCCATCGCTCGGCCTCGGGGTTGCCCCAGTTACGCTACTGCACGTACTGGTACCCGCGGTTGTGGTCCCAATGTGCACACGATCCGTCGAATCGTTCGACGGACTTCTGCGACCGACTATATCGAGGACTATGAGACTGGTTAAATCGATCCTGCGAGCTGGCGTTGCAGGATGCGAAGTGGTCTTTTCAACGGACAAGCGACGCGGATTAGGGGATTCAGCGAGATCGCGGGAAGGGCATGGCCTTGTCGGCAGCGCTGCTGGTCGCGGTCATGCCGTCCTATATCGACGCAAAGTCCCTATCCTCCGCCTGCGCGGATGGCAGGCCTCCGGTTTCTGTCTGCCCTATCGATTGAGACATGTTGTTGATGGTCGGGGTCGCGTTCCGTGCGGACAGCGCAACCTTGTACGTACGCGTCGCTATGTCGAGGGCCCAGTGATAATTGAAACGGGTCAGACGTTGCAGGCAGATATCCCGCAATGCCGCTGCGCTGATCGACTTGATATCGATAGACCGAATTGCGTCGAGGTCCAAGCCGGCGAATTTTCCGTCGACCCCAAAGTCTTGTAGGGTGGTCAACAGACTCTCCCTAAAAGATGGTTCATTCATCCGATGCATTTTTTGTGGCTTCGACAGCGGGCGCACGCCGATATAGGGGCAGAACGGGACTTTGATGTAGTGGGTCATCGCAGTCACTTTCTCGTCGATGTCCCGGACGGCGGCTGCAAATTCTTGCATCGATCGTTTGACTTCGCCGGGCTGCGACGATTGCAGATTCATGGCGCGCCATAACGTCAACGTCGAATCGGTGTCGAAGGACAATGTCCCGACATACGGCGAACGGTTATACGCGCTGACAAAACTCGTCATCTGCGTAGCGCCCGCCGGATTCATATCGAGCGTTTTTATTCGCGCGGCAATTGAGACATCGCCATCCCCATCGTTAATGGGATTGGCCAGGAAGTAGAGTTCGGCACCGTTAGACATCCGGTACCAGAAGCCGCGGGTTGCTTCCACATCGTAAAAGACCTGCACGTGCGAGATGTTTGCCGGCGTGTCACCCAGGAAATAAGAGGTCTTCCTGAGCAACGTCGTCCAATCCTGTACCGCTTCCAACGCCCCGTGGTGATTGTCTGATTGGTGGAGATGCGAGAGCTGATGCGATTTTGCGGACAAGGGAAACAGCATCAGTTCTGCGTTTTCAGCGCGGTTCGCGAACCCGACCCGGTTGCCGTCGATAGGCTGTGCGGGGCCGTGTGCGGATTCTGGCTTCTGCGTGAGAGACGACGGCATCGACGACAGATTCGCCCAATCGGGAACCCGGTTCGGCGCGTTTATGGCGGGCATCACCACGCGCCGCATTTTATCCTTGGCACCGACCGGACAGGGGCTGTACTCCAGCATCGTCAATGCGCAAAAACAGTTCTTGCAGAAGCGTGCGACCTCGGTTTCCACGCGGCTCGGCGTGAGGTCGAAAAGCGATACTTGCCGTTCCAGGACCTGCGCGTCTTTTGCAATCGATAACTTGCTCGTCGCGATCGCGTATTGAAGATAAGTCAGCATTGGACTTAATTCCATCGCGTCCGTTTTTTGCGGATGCACGAAGGCGATATTGGCCCGCAGCCGTACGGCGCATCGTTCTTCAGGCAGGCTCTTTTCCACCGTTACGGCGAAGCCGCTGCGGGTCGTGTAGGTGGTGCGCCCCAAGGTGTTGATTGCAGATAAGGCGTCTGGCTGTATGGTGAGGACATCCTCTTCGCCGAATGCCATCGGAAGCAGTTCGACAAATTGGCTGAACGTCATGGGATTGTTTGCTGCTTGCATCGCTTGGCCTTGGGATTGCCCCAGTTGATTGCGCAATAGCATGCTACGGACGATGCTGTAATGGCATATCCGATGCTGTTCACGCGCTCGAGTAGGCGTGCGCGCGCGATTGCGCGGTCCGTCGAATGATTCGACAGACTTCTGCGGTCAACTATATCGGCCAAGATGAGACTGGCTCAATCGAGCATGCGAGATGGCGTTAAGGGATGCGAAGCCTTGCTGAAAT of Robbsia sp. KACC 23696 contains these proteins:
- a CDS encoding aldo/keto reductase, with amino-acid sequence MALRSLGQSDIQVSSIVLGGNVFGWTIDEATSFSILDALADTGINFIDTADMYSQWKPGNEGGESETILGKWFKKSGKRSQFVLATKVGIADKRPGLSRTNILKAIDDSLQRLQTDYVDLYFSHRDLPDSAPLEETLAAYDTLIKAGKVRLIGASNYSGARLHEAATISARDGLPAYTVVQPEYNLYDRAAYEREVEPAVKDLKLGVVNYYALASGFLTGKYRTMADVKNGKRGDKVGTYMNERGLKILKALDEVAAAHGKPLSSVALAWQIARPSITAPIASATSLTQLQSLADAMHLTLTPDQIAAIDKASAY